A window from uncultured Desulfobacter sp. encodes these proteins:
- a CDS encoding AIPR family protein — MDSKNSTEELLSTINREIEDILAHSGDETSWEDQFAELMIEHLTEAGELDDGELCEFKRREVKVNGYSYGNEVDSIDLFTVFCSRAVPSASISRNQIQNELDKTLNFLNKCMTEGYFNLVPEASPVMDLALLLHERRNKLQEVRIFLFTDCRSKPVSFKEIEKGKLKISFHIWDIQRLSQVINSGNKRETIEIDFKKEFGTAVPCLEINDANNDYKTILAVFPGEILADLYEKYNARLLERNVRAFLQARGKVNKGIRATLNTEPGMFLAYNNGITGTAESIAIEDLESGGKGITYLKDFQIVNGGQTTASLYHTRRKDKADLSSAFIQAKLCIINDQVRLDEVVPLVSRYSNSQNKVNEADFYSNDPFHVEVEELSRTVWAPAQSGSNQLTHWFYERSRGQYNDEKSKLTPAQRRNFSRENPSQKRFAKTDLAKYENTWLQLPWIVSLGAQKNFRDFTARLSERKGFKASQDYFQRLVAKAILFKETEKIVSRQKYGGYRAQIVAYSLSWLSFISYQRIDLDKIWKNQCLSEDLTEAIKKLSATVHEHITNPPGGRNITEWCKKKECWENLKDLDMPVKLSEISLDQITARGFKTSSPEKGIDGPDEDDEKLIYEIMKVPSEKWFEIAQWAKETDNLQTWQRSISYSIGKLIARGKIPSRKQAFQGKKIIDEAEKLGFPVQL; from the coding sequence ATGGACAGTAAAAACAGCACTGAAGAACTCCTTTCGACCATTAACCGGGAAATTGAAGATATTCTGGCTCATTCAGGTGATGAAACCTCGTGGGAAGATCAGTTTGCAGAATTGATGATAGAACATCTGACAGAGGCCGGAGAACTGGATGATGGGGAGTTGTGTGAATTTAAAAGAAGAGAAGTTAAAGTTAACGGTTACAGTTATGGGAATGAGGTTGACTCCATTGACCTTTTCACTGTTTTCTGCAGCCGGGCTGTTCCTTCCGCGTCAATCAGCAGAAATCAGATTCAGAATGAACTGGACAAAACTTTAAATTTTCTGAACAAATGCATGACAGAGGGGTACTTCAATCTTGTTCCGGAAGCCTCGCCTGTAATGGATCTTGCCCTGCTGCTACATGAAAGACGAAATAAACTCCAGGAAGTCAGAATCTTTCTGTTTACAGACTGTCGCTCAAAACCGGTCTCTTTCAAGGAGATCGAAAAGGGAAAACTGAAAATATCTTTTCACATCTGGGATATCCAGAGGTTGAGCCAGGTAATCAACTCCGGGAACAAAAGGGAAACCATTGAAATAGATTTCAAGAAGGAATTCGGAACTGCTGTTCCCTGCCTTGAAATAAATGACGCCAATAATGATTACAAGACTATTCTGGCAGTATTCCCGGGAGAGATACTGGCGGATCTTTATGAAAAATATAATGCTCGTTTGCTTGAAAGGAATGTACGTGCTTTTCTCCAGGCCAGGGGAAAAGTAAATAAGGGAATCAGAGCCACCCTTAATACTGAACCAGGTATGTTTCTCGCCTACAATAACGGGATCACAGGGACTGCAGAAAGCATCGCCATAGAGGATCTTGAGTCCGGGGGAAAGGGGATTACATACCTGAAAGATTTTCAGATTGTAAACGGTGGACAGACAACTGCGTCATTGTACCATACCCGGAGAAAAGACAAAGCGGATCTGTCTTCAGCGTTTATTCAGGCAAAGCTGTGCATTATTAATGATCAGGTCAGACTTGATGAAGTTGTTCCATTGGTATCAAGATATTCAAACAGTCAGAATAAGGTAAATGAAGCTGATTTTTACTCGAATGATCCTTTTCATGTCGAAGTTGAAGAGTTATCCCGTACAGTATGGGCTCCCGCCCAGAGTGGTTCTAATCAGCTTACGCACTGGTTTTATGAACGCTCCAGAGGGCAGTACAATGATGAAAAATCCAAGCTCACACCGGCTCAAAGACGAAATTTTAGCAGAGAAAATCCGAGCCAGAAACGCTTTGCCAAAACGGATCTGGCAAAATATGAAAACACATGGCTTCAGCTGCCCTGGATTGTAAGTCTGGGGGCTCAAAAAAATTTCAGGGATTTCACTGCGCGCCTCAGTGAGAGGAAAGGCTTTAAAGCTAGTCAAGATTATTTTCAAAGATTAGTTGCAAAAGCGATATTGTTCAAAGAAACGGAAAAAATTGTTTCCCGCCAGAAATATGGGGGCTACAGGGCGCAGATAGTTGCATACTCATTATCCTGGCTCTCCTTCATTTCATATCAGCGGATAGATCTGGATAAAATCTGGAAGAATCAATGCCTGAGCGAAGATCTTACAGAAGCGATCAAGAAGCTGTCTGCTACTGTGCATGAACACATTACCAATCCACCAGGAGGGCGAAATATCACTGAGTGGTGCAAGAAAAAAGAATGCTGGGAAAACCTCAAAGATCTTGATATGCCAGTCAAACTTTCTGAAATATCTTTGGACCAGATCACTGCCAGGGGATTCAAAACCAGTAGCCCGGAAAAAGGAATTGATGGTCCGGATGAAGATGATGAGAAGTTGATCTATGAGATAATGAAAGTCCCTTCTGAAAAATGGTTTGAAATTGCACAGTGGGCAAAAGAAACTGATAATTTACAGACATGGCAGAGAAGTATTTCTTACAGCATTGGCAAGCTTATTGCCCGAGGCAAAATCCCCTCTCGAAAGCAGGCTTTTCAGGGTAAAAAAATTATTGATGAAGCTGAAAAACTGGGTTTCCCTGTGCAGCTATGA
- a CDS encoding DUF1998 domain-containing protein produces MAGRGPLRQSQVIAPFGPGAIHTDRFGVSLICCGLDHWFSRIENETDCDEFKITDEWRINRSLGVDHLRKPPDYRNSISGVDVPNIGLTIPFLRFPTWHYCSNCGYMKKTALTYQGLKDKNICPVCQAQKSIKIPLVQVRFAVVCDQGHIQEFPWNEWAHQDLSPECGEDNLILKEYGGGTLDSIEVICTKCKKKKRLGGITSGELQIKGEPLACTGQRLWLHDESGTGCGRPVRGILRNASNIYFSQIFSSIFLPREDKKTDSETEEIIRIFEKPDISSVIDILKSMDTAVETILEKIQNQYGKYLKEYDTGQVLSVLKKHLKAGTETESSEGSQSGDTYNREAFRREEYRILSEEWDIPYLNSEEVDIGKYAGSVSKIFSKIMLIKKLRETRVFTGFTRLNPPSEQNISELRQHLWLNQPEQSDSWLPASIINGEGLFLEFDRTALTRWLTGPEKEKIEGRVSNLRRNFEAASRERQGFEIHNELHPVFILIHTFSHLLMNQLTFECGYSSASLRERLYFSSDEAAPMAALLIYTAAGDSEGTMGGLVRMGKPGLFEPMLKDAVRRSQWCSADPVCMELGDMGGQGPYSCNLAACHNCALVPETSCEEFNRFLDRGVVTGTVENRSIGFMNLLFDKE; encoded by the coding sequence ATGGCCGGACGCGGACCGTTAAGACAATCTCAGGTGATTGCGCCCTTTGGACCGGGGGCAATTCATACGGACAGATTTGGTGTTTCTCTCATCTGCTGCGGGCTTGATCACTGGTTCAGCAGAATTGAAAATGAAACTGATTGTGATGAATTCAAAATAACAGATGAATGGAGAATAAACAGAAGCCTCGGCGTTGATCATCTGAGAAAACCACCGGACTATAGAAATTCAATATCTGGTGTTGATGTCCCTAATATCGGACTGACCATTCCGTTTCTCAGATTTCCAACCTGGCATTACTGCAGCAACTGCGGCTATATGAAAAAGACTGCATTGACTTATCAGGGATTGAAAGACAAAAATATCTGCCCTGTCTGCCAGGCGCAGAAATCTATCAAAATACCACTGGTACAGGTCAGATTTGCTGTAGTCTGTGATCAGGGACACATCCAGGAGTTCCCTTGGAATGAATGGGCGCATCAGGATCTGTCTCCGGAATGCGGTGAGGACAACCTGATACTGAAGGAGTATGGTGGAGGAACCTTGGACAGTATCGAAGTGATCTGTACCAAGTGTAAAAAAAAGAAACGGCTGGGAGGTATTACATCCGGTGAGCTTCAGATAAAAGGGGAGCCTCTGGCTTGTACCGGGCAGAGGCTGTGGCTTCATGACGAATCGGGAACAGGTTGTGGAAGGCCTGTCAGAGGCATCCTTCGAAACGCATCCAACATTTATTTTTCGCAGATTTTCAGTTCAATATTTTTACCCAGGGAGGATAAAAAAACAGATTCTGAAACCGAAGAAATAATCCGGATTTTTGAAAAACCGGATATATCTTCGGTAATAGATATTCTGAAATCAATGGATACTGCCGTTGAAACAATTCTGGAAAAAATTCAAAATCAGTATGGCAAATATCTTAAAGAATATGATACCGGACAGGTTCTGTCAGTTCTCAAAAAGCACCTGAAAGCAGGGACCGAAACTGAAAGCAGCGAAGGTTCACAATCAGGAGACACCTATAACCGGGAAGCATTCAGGAGAGAAGAATACCGGATACTGTCTGAAGAGTGGGACATACCGTATCTGAATTCAGAAGAAGTGGATATTGGAAAATACGCTGGTTCGGTATCGAAAATTTTTTCTAAAATCATGTTGATAAAAAAACTCCGAGAAACCCGAGTGTTCACCGGATTCACACGCTTGAATCCTCCAAGTGAGCAGAACATTTCTGAACTGCGACAGCATCTGTGGCTGAACCAGCCGGAACAGTCAGATTCATGGCTCCCGGCTTCAATCATCAATGGAGAAGGGCTTTTTCTGGAATTTGACCGCACGGCCCTGACCAGATGGCTAACTGGCCCTGAAAAAGAAAAAATTGAAGGTCGCGTTTCAAATCTTCGACGAAACTTTGAAGCAGCATCAAGAGAGAGGCAGGGATTTGAAATTCACAATGAACTGCATCCGGTTTTTATCCTGATACATACATTCTCTCACCTTTTAATGAATCAACTGACATTTGAATGCGGATACAGTTCCGCCTCATTGAGGGAGAGACTCTACTTTTCATCCGATGAGGCAGCACCGATGGCAGCCCTCCTTATTTATACAGCGGCGGGAGATTCGGAGGGAACCATGGGAGGGCTTGTCCGGATGGGCAAACCCGGACTCTTTGAGCCGATGTTGAAGGATGCTGTCCGCAGGTCCCAATGGTGTTCTGCTGATCCGGTATGTATGGAACTTGGTGACATGGGCGGTCAGGGACCTTATTCCTGCAATCTTGCTGCCTGTCACAACTGCGCTCTGGTACCGGAAACTTCATGTGAAGAGTTCAACAGATTCCTTGACAGAGGTGTGGTTACAGGGACGGTTGAGAACAGATCAATTGGATTCATGAATTTATTATTTGACAAAGAATAA